ACTTCTTCCGTAGCTGTATCCAGCCAGATCACGCACAATCTGCATAACCTGCTCCTGATATACAATACAGCCATAGGTTGGAGCCAGAATTGGTTCCAGCTGCGGACATTCGTATACAATGCTCCCTGCTTCATTCTTTCCTTTAATATATTTCGGAATGAAGTCCATTGGCCCGGGACGATAAAGAGCAATTCCTGCAATAATATCCTCCAGATTCCGTGGCCTGAGTTCCTTCATAAAGCTTTTCATTCCGGCACTTTCCAATTGGAAAATACCTTCTGTCTTGCCGGAGGAAATCAGGTCATATACCTTTTCATCATTAAAATCTATTGCTTTAATATCAAATTGTTGTGTTTCACTTCGATTTTTGTTAACTAACGCTTCCGCATTCTGAATTACAGTAAGAGTACGAAGTCCTAAAAAGTCCATCTTCAGCAGACCCAGCTCTTCCAAGGTTGTCATGGTAAACTGAGTGGTGATGGAATCATCGGAGGAACGGGAAAGTGGTACGAATTCATCGATGCTTTCCTTACCGATTACTACTCCTGCTGCATGCATGGAGGTATGTCTCGGCAAGCCCTCCAAACGTTTTGACATATCGATTAGGTATTTAACATCGGAATTGGTTTCGTAAAGCTGCTTTAGTTCCTTATTACCATTTAATGCCTTCTCAATGGTAATTCCAATCTCAGTAGGAATCATCTTGGCAACGGTATCTACCTGAGCATAGGGCAAATCCAATGCTCTACCCACGTCACGGAGGACTGCTCTAGCAGCCATTGTTCCAAAGGTTACAATCTGAACCACTTTTTCTTTTCCATACTTTCTTGTAACATAGTCAATTACTTCCTGCCTGCGTTCAAAGCAGAAATCAATATCTATATCGGGCATGGTAAGACGTTCCGGATTGAGAAAACGTTCGAACAATAGATTATATTTGATGGGATCGATATCCGTTATTCTAAGACTATAAGATACTATGGAACCTGCTGCACTACCTCGTCCTGGTCCTACTATAATATTGTTATCTCTTGCATATTTGATGAAATCCCATACAATCAGGAAATAATCCACGAATCCCATGCTATGAATGGTTTCCAGTTCGTACTCCAATCGATCCGATAATTCCTTTGTCACAGGCTGGTATCTTTCTTCAAGACCCTCCTGGCAAAGCTTCTTTAAATATTCAAATGCTGTATAAGGAGCAGGAACCGGATACACCGGCAGTTTATATTCTCCGAAGGTTATGGTTACATTACACCTCTTTGCGATTTCGTATGTATTCTCCAGAGCCTCCTTTGCATATGGAAATACAACCAGCATCTCTTCCGGGGATTTCAGATAATACTGCCCTCCCTCGTAACGCATTCGATTTTCATCCGATACCTTTTTCTGTGTCTGTATGCAAAGCAGAATATCATGGGGATCTGCATCCTCTGCAAAAGTATAATGCACGTCATTGGTGGCCACCAGCTTGATTCCGGTATCCTGGGATAACCGTAACAAGCCCTGATTAACCGATTTTTGCTCCTGCATTCCATGATCCTGAAGCTCCAGAAAGAAATTACCTTCTCCGAAGATTCCCTGAAGCTTTAATGCTACCGCCTTTGCTTCTTCATAAAAGCCCTTGAGAAGATTCCCTGCTACCTCCCCTGCCAGACAGGCACTTAATGCAATAATCCCTTCCCTATATTGCTGTAAGATCTCATAATCAATTCTGGGTTTATAATAAAAACCTTCAATGAAGCCCTTTGACACTATTTTCATAAGGTTATGATATCCAATATCATTCTCTGCTAACAAAACCAAGTGATGATAGCGTTCCTCGGAGGCTCCGGTTTCCCGGTCAAATCTGGAGTTCGGAGCAACATACACTTCACAGCCTATGATTGGTTTAATTCCTTCCAATATACATGTCTTATAAAAGTCAATCACACCATACATCACACCATGATCCGTAATGGCAAGACTGTCCATGCCAAGCTCTTTAGCTCGGTGAACCATTTCCTTAATCTTACCGGAGCCATCTAACAGGCTGTATTCCGTATGGACATGTAAATGAGTAAAATTCATGCTCTTCCTCCTTCCGTCTTAGATTTATGCTAAACTACCAGTCCTTTGCCGGACGCTCCGGGTCAATAATATCCTTCACATCAAATAAATCGGATAAACGCTCCGGGAATTCCAGCATTGCCTGTCCATCCAAAGGTCTTCTGGTCATTCTCATATAATCATCCTTAATATACATCCATGGTGACTTATATACCCCGCAAAACATGGTAAAGCCACACTCTTTCATATACTGGAATTTCTCACCACTGTAGCTACCGGTGGTGACTTCTATATCAGCACCAAAGGGAAACACATAGATCTCGGTAGGTCCAATCAGTGAGCCCACCTCTGCCATCCATTTGTCAGTATCTTTTTTAAAGACCTCAAAGCTTGCTGTAGTCATATTTAGATGTCCCCAGCTATGGGATCCAAGCTCCCAGCCATCCTCTTTGAGCGCCTGAGCCACCTTCTTTACCTGTTCCACATCCTGTTCATAGGTTGGCGATTCCGGATCATTGGTACGATATCCCAATGTGCCTTCGTAACCAGTTATAGCAAGAAGTCCTTTGGCACCCTTATAGGAAAAGTCGGGATGCTCCTCTACAAAGGCATCCAGTATAGGAACAATATCAAAATCACCTGTGATAATGGATCCGTCATCCGCTCTCATTTCACAGGTCGGCTTCCCATCCTCACCTATGACGATACGCGTAGCAAATCCATCAGTCTCCATATATTCATAGTAATTCACATCATCCTCTGATAATACAAAGGGCTTTTTTCCTGCAGGCAAATATATCTCGCCCTCTTCGTAGATGGTTGTCCCATCCTCCTTCGTTACCTTCTTTACCAGGTCTGCCATTCTCACAAGAACATATCCGTCCTCGTACATCTTCTGCATCATTTTCTTAAATTCCGATATAGTTGTCATATACATATTATAGCCGCGTGACATTCTGTCACCATCAAAGGCTTTTGAATTATCAGCAACCAGTGCATGAAAGAATATATGATTAATTTCTGATACGGATTGATAGGAACCCCCGTAGAGTAAAAGCTCACTCTTTTCCTTCTCAAGGCGTTCTACTGCTGCTACTAAGGTTGTGTATTTCTCATAGCTTCCTTCTGTCCCCTGATATTTCTTAAGCAGCTCAATTGCCCCTTCATAGTCATAGCTCAATGCAAGCTGATCCGCCTGATTGATTAATTCCTGACGCTCCTTCTCTTCCTGCATTAATCTTTCCTGTTCTTTGACCGCTTCAATTTCTTCAGCTGAAAGCTCATCCTCCACTTCCTCCTGTTTCCCATCCGAGGATTCGTTCTCTCCATTTTGAGAAGCATTTTCCTGAGCCGATGATTTATCTTCTTGTGAAGTAGAGTTTCCTGAATTCGGTGAGCTTGTTTGCTTTTCCTTCCACAATACATAAATCCGATAGGATCCGATTAGCAATAAGAGAATTAGAATTTCACATACTATAATTATAACTGTTTTTTTACCTCGTTTGTTACGATGATTGTCATTTTCATTCGTATCCATTATACTATACCCCATTTCCTGTTATCTTTCGAAAGAAATGATTAACGTGTAGGTTCTACTTCCTTAATCACCTCTTAGTGTCACGGTTGACAGGTTCCACAGTTTAGCTACACACGAGAGTATTATAACATATATATGAAATTATTTCGTTACAAAAGTATTAAATCATTTCAAGTAATCGAAAGAGGGTTGCTGCAAATATATTTGCAACAACCCTGTCCCTTTTGACTCGTCTATTTACTACTTAAATATTTTTCAATATTCTCTATCGCCTGCTGCTCATCCGGTCCATCTGCTGTCACAGTTACGGTCTCTCCGGCTGAGATACCCAAACTCATCATGCCCATAATGCTCTTTGCATTTACTCTTTTTTCTTCACTAACTACATGAATGCTACATTCATATTGACTTGCCACCTGAACTAGTAGTGCAACAGGTCTCGCTTCCAGACCGTTAGGAATGTTAATGACTATTTCCTTCGTTATCATGACTATTTTCCTCCTTAAGCTCTCTCAAATGATCTGCAATCATACTTAACTTTCTTAATCTATGGTTTACACCGGATTTCCCAATCGGTGGCAGTAGCATTGCTCCAAGTTCCTTCAATGAAGCCTCCGGATATTCTACCCGTAATTTTGCAATGTCCTCCAAACCTTCTGACAAATCTCCATATCCTACATGATCACGGATATAAATGATATCCTCAATCTGTTTTGTCGCAGCAGTTACTGTCTTATTGATGTTAGCTGCCTCACAATTCACCTGACGATTAATCGAATTGCGCATTTCCTTTAGTATTCTTACGTTCTCCAAGTTCATTAAAGCAATGTGTGCTTCAACAACATTGAGGAAATCAACGATTTGAGAGCCTTCCTTAATATAAACTACGTAATTCTTTTTACGCATTACTATCTTGGCATCAATGGAAAAGGCTGTTATCATTTCCCTGAGATGCTCCGCCTTATCCAAGCTTGATACGACTACTTCCAAGTGATAAGCCTTCTTGGGATTACTCATTGATCCGGATACCAGAAAGGCACCACGGATAAATGCTCTTTTACAACAGGTATTCTGTGTTATCAACTGACTCGAAACCTTCAGCTCATGAACTCCCTGTACTGGTAAAGGCGACACTGTCATATCGTCGCAGGACAATTTCGTTGCCTGAAGGATATGCGTAATCGTCTCCATATTTTTAATGATAAGGGTATACGACGTATTGTTTTTAAGACTGATATTAGTTTTAACAGAAACATCATTATTTATATTAAATGTTTTTCTTATTAATGTAAAGTATTTTCTTGCTACGTCAATATTTTCCGTTTGTATTTTCAGATAATATTTCGAACCGGATTGGACAATTCTGCCCTCGTAGGATAGCATTGCAGCCAATTCTGCCAGACAACAGTGCCTTGCGCTACTATACTGTGCAGAAAGCTCTTCTTTTACATCCTTTGAAAACGACATCGTTAATCATCCCTCTCAATATCTCTATGCTCAACCTTTAAGCCATATTCCGTATTGTTCAATCTCTTGGCTAATTCATTCACCAGGGTGACAGAACGGTGCTTTCCTCCGGTACAGCCTATGCTGACCACTAGTTGGTTCTTTCCTTCTGCAATGTAGTTTGGTATTAGAAAGAGCAGCATGTCCTCTAATTTATCCATAAATTTCCCAGCCGTTCCTGAAGCCATGACATATTGCCTTACCTCTTCGTTATTACCTGTTTTTTTCTTTAATTCATCAACATAATAAGGATTAGGTAAAAATCTTACATCAAATACCAGATCCGAGTCCACCGGTATTCCGTATTTAAACCCAAAGGAAAGAACTGTGATATAAAAATTACTAAAGCCTTCATCATTTAGATAAATTTTATTAATCTGTGCTTTCAAATCACGGATTAATAAATGACTGGTATCTATAATTACATCGGCATTCTTTCGAAGAAAATACAGTCTTTCCCGTTCCAGGGCAATTCCCTTTTCCACTCTACCAACACCGGATAGTGGATGATTTCTTCTTGTTTCCTTATATCTTTTTACCAGAACCTCCTGTGAGCAATCCAAGAATAATATCTCCACGGGTATATTGGAACGCTTTATATCCTGAATAATCGTATCCATTTCTCTTAAGGATTGCCCGCTACGGATGTCAAGACCCAAAGCGACCTTGCTTTGATTTCCCTGCATGATTAATTTGGAAAACTTCTTCACTAATTGAACCGGAAGATTGTCAACACAAAAATATCCTGCATCCTCAAGCATCTTCAAGGTTGAACTTTTTCCTGCTCCGGACATCCCTGTAACAATTACAAATCTCATAATACCTCTATTTCTGCACTCATACATGTGCCACAATAAGCTGTACCGCCTGTGTAGAATTACAAACCACGTTTTATCATCGCGCTTGTTTCATACGACTATATTATGAAACTCTCCAAGAAATTTCACCTCAGGCTCCAGTCTGACACCAAATTTCTCCTCTACAATACGTATAACATCGTTTACTACTGTTATAAACTCCTCTGCAGTAGCCCGATCCTTATTAATTACAAAACCACAATGTTTTTCTGATACGGCTGCTCCCCCTACCTGATAGCCTCGAAGTCCGGCATCATGTATCAGTTTACCTGCAAAATATCCCTGTGGTCGTTTGAATGTACTTCCCGCACTATATTGATCCAGAGGCTGCTTTTCACGTCGTTGGGAGTTTAAATCATTCATTTTCTGATAGATAGCTTGCTGATCTCCTATTGAAAGCTGAATTTCAGCTTCCAACAAAAC
The nucleotide sequence above comes from Variimorphobacter saccharofermentans. Encoded proteins:
- a CDS encoding DNA polymerase III subunit alpha, with translation MNFTHLHVHTEYSLLDGSGKIKEMVHRAKELGMDSLAITDHGVMYGVIDFYKTCILEGIKPIIGCEVYVAPNSRFDRETGASEERYHHLVLLAENDIGYHNLMKIVSKGFIEGFYYKPRIDYEILQQYREGIIALSACLAGEVAGNLLKGFYEEAKAVALKLQGIFGEGNFFLELQDHGMQEQKSVNQGLLRLSQDTGIKLVATNDVHYTFAEDADPHDILLCIQTQKKVSDENRMRYEGGQYYLKSPEEMLVVFPYAKEALENTYEIAKRCNVTITFGEYKLPVYPVPAPYTAFEYLKKLCQEGLEERYQPVTKELSDRLEYELETIHSMGFVDYFLIVWDFIKYARDNNIIVGPGRGSAAGSIVSYSLRITDIDPIKYNLLFERFLNPERLTMPDIDIDFCFERRQEVIDYVTRKYGKEKVVQIVTFGTMAARAVLRDVGRALDLPYAQVDTVAKMIPTEIGITIEKALNGNKELKQLYETNSDVKYLIDMSKRLEGLPRHTSMHAAGVVIGKESIDEFVPLSRSSDDSITTQFTMTTLEELGLLKMDFLGLRTLTVIQNAEALVNKNRSETQQFDIKAIDFNDEKVYDLISSGKTEGIFQLESAGMKSFMKELRPRNLEDIIAGIALYRPGPMDFIPKYIKGKNEAGSIVYECPQLEPILAPTYGCIVYQEQVMQIVRDLAGYSYGRSDLVRRAMSKKKEAVMIKERQTFVYGNPDEGVTGCIGNGIPEAVANHIFDEMMDFAKYAFNKSHAAAYAVVSYETAYLKCYYPVEFMAALMTSVIDNPGKVSEYIYTCRQMDIEILPPDINEGASVFTVSGNSIRYALSAIKGVGRPVIEAIVKEREENGPFLNIKDFATRLSGKEVNKRTIESFIKAGVFSSLHPNRRQLMMSYVQIIDSIAADKKKALTGQMTLFDLAGEKEKLDYELELPDVSEYNKEQLLALEKEVLGIYVSGHPLEAYEGRIKKNVTAYSYDFVIDEELNRPKVEDGKNVIIGGMITSKTVKATRTNSMMAFITLEDLFGTIEVILFPRDYEKYKSLLENDTKIFVRGKVTVEEEKPAKLICQDIIPFDDIPQELWIKYSSMSEFQKDEQTLYALLDEYDGKDSVIIYCEEEKCIKKLPKSRNVKAEKELIHRLTTIYSVENVRITEKSIEKMGKMD
- the rapZ gene encoding RNase adapter RapZ, coding for MRFVIVTGMSGAGKSSTLKMLEDAGYFCVDNLPVQLVKKFSKLIMQGNQSKVALGLDIRSGQSLREMDTIIQDIKRSNIPVEILFLDCSQEVLVKRYKETRRNHPLSGVGRVEKGIALERERLYFLRKNADVIIDTSHLLIRDLKAQINKIYLNDEGFSNFYITVLSFGFKYGIPVDSDLVFDVRFLPNPYYVDELKKKTGNNEEVRQYVMASGTAGKFMDKLEDMLLFLIPNYIAEGKNQLVVSIGCTGGKHRSVTLVNELAKRLNNTEYGLKVEHRDIERDD
- the whiA gene encoding DNA-binding protein WhiA translates to MSFSKDVKEELSAQYSSARHCCLAELAAMLSYEGRIVQSGSKYYLKIQTENIDVARKYFTLIRKTFNINNDVSVKTNISLKNNTSYTLIIKNMETITHILQATKLSCDDMTVSPLPVQGVHELKVSSQLITQNTCCKRAFIRGAFLVSGSMSNPKKAYHLEVVVSSLDKAEHLREMITAFSIDAKIVMRKKNYVVYIKEGSQIVDFLNVVEAHIALMNLENVRILKEMRNSINRQVNCEAANINKTVTAATKQIEDIIYIRDHVGYGDLSEGLEDIAKLRVEYPEASLKELGAMLLPPIGKSGVNHRLRKLSMIADHLRELKEENSHDNEGNSH
- a CDS encoding polysaccharide deacetylase family protein encodes the protein MDTNENDNHRNKRGKKTVIIIVCEILILLLLIGSYRIYVLWKEKQTSSPNSGNSTSQEDKSSAQENASQNGENESSDGKQEEVEDELSAEEIEAVKEQERLMQEEKERQELINQADQLALSYDYEGAIELLKKYQGTEGSYEKYTTLVAAVERLEKEKSELLLYGGSYQSVSEINHIFFHALVADNSKAFDGDRMSRGYNMYMTTISEFKKMMQKMYEDGYVLVRMADLVKKVTKEDGTTIYEEGEIYLPAGKKPFVLSEDDVNYYEYMETDGFATRIVIGEDGKPTCEMRADDGSIITGDFDIVPILDAFVEEHPDFSYKGAKGLLAITGYEGTLGYRTNDPESPTYEQDVEQVKKVAQALKEDGWELGSHSWGHLNMTTASFEVFKKDTDKWMAEVGSLIGPTEIYVFPFGADIEVTTGSYSGEKFQYMKECGFTMFCGVYKSPWMYIKDDYMRMTRRPLDGQAMLEFPERLSDLFDVKDIIDPERPAKDW
- a CDS encoding HPr family phosphocarrier protein; translation: MITKEIVINIPNGLEARPVALLVQVASQYECSIHVVSEEKRVNAKSIMGMMSLGISAGETVTVTADGPDEQQAIENIEKYLSSK